In Ostrea edulis chromosome 10, xbOstEdul1.1, whole genome shotgun sequence, one genomic interval encodes:
- the LOC125677082 gene encoding uncharacterized protein LOC125677082 — protein MASNTDNCCPCQNRGKCKSCECKQRGCTNCANPCCQFKTGSTEPIRHHPYAHSSARNRVKEEVGQSANQVMEAASMPENARDEADCVSLLTLVDRMGNNEVRERLKAATLAEPNFIRPFLIGQQRDAGQVPRGSTSNPVWCTCGRCQIFDDPRMNICCRQSQCITSKAEFRNLCLRHDVLEIANILNWSYRTNQDPSFSGSTFRNQAYRNFILWQHGRLGAGRRIPVPACVCRTVRQRFPEPSGQYTGYHSAHSDSE, from the exons ATGGCCTCAAATACTGAT aaCTGCTGTCCTTGTCAAAACAGGGGAAAATGCAAGAGCTGTGAATGTAAACAAAGGGGATGTACAAACTGTGCAAATCCCTGCTGCCAGTTTAAAACAGGATCAACTGAACCG atacGTCATCATCCATATGCGCATAGCAGTGCAAGGAACCGTGTTAAAGAAGAAGTAGGACAAAGTGCAAACCAGGTTATGGAAGCTGCCTCTATGCCTGAAAATGCAAGGGATGAAGCAGATTGTGTTTCACTGTTG ACTTTAGTGGACAGAATGGGGAATAATGAAGTTCGGGAGAGACTGAAAGCAGCAACTTTGGCAGAGCCAAACTTCATTAGACCTTTTCTAATTGGACAGCAGAGGGATGCTGGGCAGGTTCCCAGGGGCTCAACTTCAAATCCAGTTTGGTGTACATGTGGAAGATGTCAAATTTTTGATGACCCCCGCATGAACATCTGCTGCAGACAGTCTCAATGTATCACATCAAAAGCCGAATTTCGAAATCTGTGTTTGAGACATGATGTGCTGGAGATTGCCAACATTTTGAATTGGAGCTACCGCACCAACCAGGACCCAAGTTTCAGCGGCTCCACATTTAGAAACCAAGCCTACAGAAACTTTATTTTGTGGCAGCATGGTCGTTTAGGTGCTGGGAGACGAATCCCTGTACCAGCCTGTGTCTGTCGGACAGTGCGCCAGAGATTTCCAGAGCCCAGTGGACAATACACTGGCTACCACTCTGCACACTCAGATTCCgaataa